The Candidatus Binataceae bacterium genome includes a region encoding these proteins:
- the infA gene encoding translation initiation factor IF-1, giving the protein MSKGDAIEVQGTVHEALPNAVFRVTLDNGHKVLAHISGKMRMHYIKILPGDKVTVELSPYDLTRGRITYRMR; this is encoded by the coding sequence ATGTCTAAAGGCGACGCGATCGAAGTCCAGGGGACGGTTCACGAAGCATTGCCCAACGCGGTGTTTCGGGTGACGCTCGACAATGGGCACAAGGTGTTGGCCCATATCTCGGGCAAGATGCGGATGCATTACATAAAGATTCTGCCCGGCGACAAGGTCACCGTCGAGTTGTCGCCTTACGATTTAACCCGCGGGCGTATCACCTATCGGATGCGCTAG
- the rpmJ gene encoding 50S ribosomal protein L36, translating to MKVRASVKKICKNCKVVRRQGVIRILCSNPRHKQRQG from the coding sequence ATGAAGGTCCGAGCTTCCGTTAAAAAGATTTGCAAGAACTGCAAGGTGGTGCGCCGCCAGGGCGTGATTCGAATCCTCTGTTCGAACCCGCGTCATAAGCAGCGCCAGGGCTAA
- the rpsM gene encoding 30S ribosomal protein S13 yields the protein MARIAGVELPKNKRMEIALTYIYGIGRASAIKILSAANVDLTRKTDDLSADEQVRIRQIIDQDFEVEGDLRRDVQQSIKRLMDLGCYRGIRHRRGLPVRGQRTHTNARTRKGPRKIVAGKKQAPPKG from the coding sequence ATGGCACGTATAGCCGGTGTCGAGCTGCCCAAGAACAAGCGGATGGAAATTGCGCTGACCTATATCTATGGGATCGGCCGCGCCTCCGCGATCAAGATTTTGAGCGCTGCCAACGTCGATCTGACCCGCAAGACCGACGATCTCAGCGCCGATGAGCAAGTGCGGATCCGCCAGATCATCGACCAGGATTTCGAGGTCGAAGGCGATTTGCGCCGCGACGTGCAGCAGTCGATTAAGCGCCTGATGGATCTCGGATGCTACCGCGGCATCCGCCATCGCCGCGGACTTCCGGTGCGCGGCCAGCGCACCCATACCAACGCCCGCACCCGCAAGGGACCGCGCAAGATCGTCGCAGGCAAGAAGCAGGCACCGCCTAAGGGCTAA
- the rpsK gene encoding 30S ribosomal protein S11 translates to MADEKETKEEAKAPPPAAGQEKAAAATGAAAAPAPRRRKVRRMVPEGVAHIHATFNNTIVTITDPQGTVVSWASAGSVGFKGSRKGTPFAAQMAAEAAARKTQEFGMRAVIAYVKGPGGGRESAVRALQAAGLGVISIKDVTPIPHNGCRPPKRRRV, encoded by the coding sequence ATGGCTGACGAGAAAGAAACCAAGGAAGAGGCGAAGGCCCCCCCGCCTGCTGCCGGTCAGGAAAAAGCCGCAGCCGCAACAGGAGCTGCCGCCGCACCCGCGCCGCGCCGCCGCAAGGTGCGCAGAATGGTGCCCGAGGGCGTCGCGCATATCCATGCGACGTTCAACAACACGATCGTGACGATCACTGATCCGCAGGGAACGGTCGTATCGTGGGCTAGCGCCGGGTCTGTCGGCTTCAAGGGATCGCGCAAGGGTACGCCGTTTGCCGCGCAGATGGCGGCTGAGGCGGCGGCGCGCAAGACCCAGGAATTTGGGATGCGCGCGGTTATCGCATACGTGAAGGGTCCCGGCGGCGGCCGTGAATCGGCGGTTCGTGCGCTGCAAGCCGCGGGACTCGGAGTGATTTCGATTAAAGACGTGACGCCGATTCCGCATAACGGATGCCGACCGCCCAAGCGGCGCCGCGTCTGA
- the rpsD gene encoding 30S ribosomal protein S4, with the protein MARNLGPVCRLCRREGLKLFLKGERCYSDKCAIERRNYPPGAHGQARTRFSEFAIRLREKQKVKRIYGLQEKQFEAYFEEANRLPGNTGESLLVLLERRLDNVIYRLGFASSLAQARQLVRHGHYQVNAKKVTIPSYLVAVGDVVSITESSRTKKVIAEAIEMAQRRGVPPWIALEREQFRGSLRTLPTRGDLTMPISEKLIVEHYSR; encoded by the coding sequence GTGGCCAGGAATCTTGGTCCGGTATGCCGGCTGTGCCGGCGCGAGGGACTTAAGCTCTTCTTAAAGGGAGAGCGATGCTACAGCGACAAGTGTGCGATCGAGCGGCGTAACTATCCGCCCGGAGCGCACGGCCAGGCGCGCACGCGCTTTTCCGAATTCGCAATCCGGTTGCGCGAGAAACAGAAAGTCAAGCGCATCTACGGCCTGCAGGAAAAGCAGTTCGAAGCCTACTTCGAAGAGGCCAACCGCCTGCCTGGCAACACCGGCGAGAGCTTGCTGGTACTGCTCGAGCGGCGGCTTGACAACGTGATTTATCGGCTCGGCTTCGCGAGCTCGCTGGCGCAGGCGCGCCAGCTCGTGCGCCACGGTCATTATCAGGTGAACGCCAAGAAGGTCACCATACCTTCGTATCTGGTCGCCGTTGGTGACGTCGTGAGTATCACCGAGAGCAGCCGCACCAAGAAGGTGATTGCCGAGGCGATCGAGATGGCGCAGCGGCGCGGAGTGCCGCCATGGATCGCGCTCGAACGTGAACAGTTCCGCGGTTCGCTCAGAACGCTGCCGACGCGCGGCGACCTGACGATGCCGATAAGCGAAAAGTTGATCGTCGAACACTACTCGAGATAG
- a CDS encoding DNA-directed RNA polymerase subunit alpha, with product MQNDWRDLIKPKAVEFEEKELTPSYGKFYAEPLERGYGITIGNALRRVLLSTLPGFAITAVRIKGVLHEFSTLPGVKEDVTDIVLNLKEVRLKLHEGDELTAALKVKGDAVVTARDITGGPSLEVLTPDRHIATLDKGADLDMELVIKRGRGYVPGERTDDEEPIGTIRLDAIFSPIRKVNFVVTNARVGQRTDYDRLAIEIWTDGSISPRDAITYAARVLRDQMTIFAGVEEEAAPQGAAIETGETRPTISELLYRPVEGLPISVRAFNGLQNADIKYIGELVQRTEQDMLRIKNFGRKSLNEIKEVLADMGLSLGMRLENLPPRGELDRMWEEQERRESA from the coding sequence ATGCAGAACGATTGGCGAGACCTCATCAAACCCAAAGCGGTTGAATTCGAAGAAAAGGAACTTACCCCTTCCTACGGTAAGTTCTATGCCGAGCCGCTCGAGCGCGGCTACGGTATCACGATCGGCAACGCGCTGCGGCGTGTGCTGCTCTCAACCCTGCCGGGTTTTGCGATTACGGCGGTCCGGATCAAGGGCGTGCTCCACGAGTTCTCGACGCTGCCCGGAGTCAAAGAGGACGTGACTGATATCGTCCTCAACCTGAAGGAAGTCCGGCTCAAGCTCCACGAGGGTGACGAGCTGACTGCTGCGCTTAAGGTCAAAGGTGACGCCGTCGTCACGGCGCGTGATATCACGGGCGGGCCGAGCCTTGAAGTGCTCACTCCCGATCGGCATATCGCGACGCTCGACAAGGGCGCCGACCTCGACATGGAACTCGTGATCAAGCGCGGTCGCGGCTATGTGCCGGGCGAGCGCACCGATGACGAGGAGCCAATCGGGACCATTCGTCTCGATGCGATCTTCTCGCCGATTCGCAAGGTCAACTTCGTCGTGACCAACGCGCGCGTCGGCCAGCGCACAGATTACGATCGGCTTGCGATCGAAATCTGGACCGACGGTTCGATCTCTCCGCGTGACGCGATCACCTACGCGGCGCGGGTGTTGCGCGATCAGATGACGATTTTCGCGGGCGTCGAGGAAGAAGCGGCTCCGCAGGGCGCGGCGATCGAGACCGGCGAAACGCGGCCCACGATCAGCGAGCTGCTCTATCGTCCGGTCGAGGGGCTGCCGATTTCAGTGCGCGCCTTCAACGGCCTGCAGAACGCGGACATCAAGTATATCGGCGAGCTGGTGCAGCGCACCGAGCAGGACATGCTCCGCATCAAGAACTTCGGGCGCAAGTCGCTCAATGAGATCAAGGAAGTCCTCGCCGACATGGGACTCTCGCTCGGCATGCGGCTGGAAAACCTGCCGCCGCGCGGCGAGCTGGATCGGATGTGGGAGGAACAGGAGCGGCGCGAGTCGGCGTAA
- the rplQ gene encoding 50S ribosomal protein L17, with amino-acid sequence MRHLNKGRKLNRTSSHRKALFKNMVLSLIRHGRIKTTDPKAKELRRVADRMVTLGKKGDLAARRRAFDFIQSHEMVKKLFDEIAPRYKDRNGGYTRVIKFGHRRGDAAMLSIIEFTGQEETTQQKKPKKRARKQEGEQTERRAAAG; translated from the coding sequence ATGCGTCACCTCAACAAGGGACGAAAACTTAATCGTACTTCCTCGCATCGGAAGGCGCTCTTCAAGAACATGGTGCTGAGCCTGATTCGTCACGGCCGCATCAAGACCACCGATCCCAAGGCCAAAGAGCTCAGGCGCGTGGCGGATCGCATGGTCACGCTCGGCAAGAAAGGCGACCTCGCCGCACGCCGCCGCGCGTTTGACTTCATTCAGTCGCACGAGATGGTGAAGAAGCTGTTCGATGAGATCGCGCCGCGCTACAAGGATCGCAACGGCGGCTACACCCGCGTGATCAAGTTCGGCCATCGCCGCGGCGACGCTGCGATGCTCTCGATCATCGAGTTCACGGGCCAGGAAGAAACGACCCAGCAGAAGAAGCCCAAGAAGCGCGCCCGCAAGCAGGAAGGCGAGCAGACCGAAAGGCGCGCCGCCGCTGGCTGA
- a CDS encoding SMP-30/gluconolactonase/LRE family protein, which produces MKFEMLASGYGLIEAPRVDEQDRLYFSDVPNGGVYRRNPDGRIETVIPKRRGVGGMMFNQGGGIVTTGRSLILFDEQTAKSRDLFAEWDGKPLMGLNDLTTNDQGSVYSGNLNFDPLSNNKPIPGSLFRIDPPGKATKLWDGIEVTNGLGLSPNRKMLYHSDSPTQAVWVYDVTADGGVKDRRVFAKLPEGMPDGLAVDAEGGVWVAAVRVGEVVHFGNDGVVKERIKFPATMVTSLTFGVRDRNDLYVVTADNTEDAARKGTIWKMRASVPGLPVPNARF; this is translated from the coding sequence ATGAAGTTCGAGATGCTGGCCAGCGGCTATGGGCTCATCGAAGCGCCGCGCGTCGACGAGCAGGATCGGCTCTACTTCAGTGACGTACCTAATGGCGGCGTCTATCGACGCAATCCCGACGGCCGCATCGAGACCGTGATCCCGAAGCGGCGCGGTGTTGGCGGCATGATGTTCAACCAGGGCGGCGGCATCGTCACCACCGGACGCAGCCTCATCCTGTTCGATGAGCAGACCGCCAAGAGCCGAGACCTCTTCGCCGAATGGGACGGCAAGCCGCTGATGGGCCTCAACGATCTGACCACCAACGATCAGGGCAGCGTTTACAGCGGCAACCTCAATTTCGATCCGCTGAGCAACAACAAGCCGATCCCGGGCAGCCTGTTTCGAATCGATCCTCCCGGTAAAGCGACCAAGCTCTGGGACGGAATCGAAGTGACAAACGGTCTGGGTCTGAGCCCGAATCGCAAGATGCTTTATCACTCCGATTCTCCGACGCAGGCTGTATGGGTTTACGATGTCACCGCGGACGGCGGCGTGAAGGATCGACGCGTTTTCGCGAAGCTCCCCGAGGGGATGCCCGACGGCCTCGCGGTCGACGCGGAAGGCGGCGTATGGGTTGCGGCGGTGCGCGTCGGCGAGGTCGTTCACTTCGGCAACGATGGCGTCGTGAAGGAGCGCATCAAGTTTCCGGCCACGATGGTGACGAGCCTCACCTTCGGCGTTCGCGATCGCAATGATTTGTATGTCGTCACGGCGGACAACACTGAAGACGCCGCGCGCAAGGGCACGATCTGGAAGATGCGTGCGAGCGTGCCGGGACTACCGGTCCCCAACGCGCGCTTCTAA
- a CDS encoding CusA/CzcA family heavy metal efflux RND transporter: MIQSLMALALRERIVVLGMALLLMLAGAVSLTQLDIEAYPDPVQPRVEIIAQPNGLSAEEVEKLVTVPLEFGLAGMRDLEAMRSISLYGLSDIKCYFSWDSDYYWDRVETINRLSFVTLPQGITPAISPDNPIGEIYRYTVQSRDHDLLREKEVEDWILEKQLRTVPGVEDVSGFGGLTKQYHVDVDPMRLNYYQVPLATLISAIQNSNTNAGGNYMTVGEQAFDVRGLGFFNGLDAIGNVVLSINKATPTRVSDVADVEIGYAPRLGIVGMNQQNEVVSGIVLMRKYGNTLDTLKGVEAKVRELNTSGILPKGYSIVPYYDRTNLVDTTLRTVFENLTIGMTLVFLVLVFFLGNLRAALIAAVNIPLALCGAFSLMHLTDTPANLISLGAIDFGIIIDTTVIVMENIERHLTAPERSRESIRLRILRAAQEVGQPMLFSTIIFLVAFLPLFTMRGVEGAIFSPMSHTYAFALGTAIVLAISLTPVLCSYFFARGMKTLPNPIWAAIARFYHSLFARVLRWPRLTLAAIATIIVAVLSAFPLLGGQFLPKLEEGNIWARATMPLTISIEHAARLTNAMRDVFRSFPEVTTVVSQLGRPDDGTDATGFFNSEFSVELKPQEQWPVGMTKERLVREIDQQLTRRFPGVSFDYSQNIEDNVNEALSGVKGSNSVKVFGPDLEVDERVANNVKAVLDTIPGIGETAVYRSIGQPNLGITPDRAACGRYGLNVGDVAAVVQAAIGGQAVTQVLEGDRRFDLVVRWKPQFRQSLDSISQIRVNTPSGASIPLDQVAKIDTTEGASFIYREGLERYVPTRFAVHGRDLKSAVAQAKNEVARRVTLPEGTHLQWAGEYGELEAANRRLMIVVPFALLLIAGVLYGATTSLVDTFIIMAQIPVACLGGILGLIITHTPFSVSAAVGFISIFGIAVMDGILLSSYIRQLIEEGHPFVESIIMGSDRRLRATVMTDLVDAFGLLPAALSTRIGAQTQQPLAIVVIGGALAIMLLTRVLQPVLIYLCHRRLRLADQNRPRPTSPLPLLPQGPIEA; this comes from the coding sequence ATGATCCAGTCGTTGATGGCGCTGGCGCTCCGGGAGCGAATCGTCGTTCTCGGCATGGCGCTTCTCTTGATGCTCGCAGGCGCGGTTTCGCTCACGCAACTCGATATCGAAGCCTATCCGGATCCGGTTCAACCGCGCGTTGAGATAATCGCGCAGCCGAACGGCCTCAGTGCCGAGGAGGTCGAAAAGCTGGTGACGGTGCCGCTCGAGTTCGGGCTCGCGGGCATGCGCGATCTCGAAGCGATGCGCTCGATATCGCTTTACGGCTTGTCCGACATCAAGTGTTACTTTTCGTGGGATAGCGACTACTACTGGGATCGCGTCGAGACGATCAACCGGTTGTCATTCGTCACGCTGCCGCAAGGGATAACGCCCGCAATTTCGCCCGACAATCCAATCGGCGAAATCTATCGCTACACCGTTCAAAGTCGCGATCACGATCTGCTGCGCGAGAAGGAAGTCGAAGACTGGATTCTCGAAAAACAGCTGCGCACGGTCCCCGGCGTCGAGGACGTGTCCGGATTCGGCGGTCTGACCAAACAGTATCACGTCGATGTCGATCCGATGCGCCTCAACTACTACCAGGTGCCGCTCGCGACGCTGATTTCCGCAATCCAGAACTCGAACACCAATGCCGGCGGCAACTACATGACTGTCGGTGAGCAGGCGTTCGATGTCCGCGGTCTCGGTTTTTTTAATGGCCTCGATGCGATTGGCAATGTCGTACTCAGCATCAACAAGGCCACGCCGACTCGCGTTTCCGACGTTGCCGATGTCGAGATCGGCTACGCGCCACGCCTTGGCATCGTCGGCATGAACCAGCAGAACGAGGTCGTTAGCGGCATCGTTCTGATGCGCAAGTATGGCAACACGCTGGATACGCTCAAGGGCGTCGAGGCTAAGGTGCGCGAACTGAACACCTCCGGCATCCTGCCAAAGGGCTATTCGATAGTTCCCTATTACGACCGCACGAACCTCGTCGACACCACCCTGCGCACGGTATTCGAGAACCTCACGATCGGCATGACGCTGGTTTTCCTGGTGCTGGTGTTTTTTCTCGGCAACCTGCGTGCGGCGCTGATTGCGGCGGTCAACATCCCGCTGGCGCTCTGCGGCGCATTCAGCCTGATGCATCTCACCGACACGCCGGCGAACCTGATTTCGCTGGGCGCCATCGACTTCGGCATCATCATCGACACCACGGTCATCGTGATGGAAAACATCGAGCGTCATCTAACGGCGCCCGAGCGATCGCGTGAAAGCATCAGGTTGAGAATCCTGCGGGCGGCGCAGGAAGTCGGCCAACCGATGCTGTTCTCGACGATCATTTTCCTGGTCGCGTTTCTTCCGCTGTTTACGATGCGCGGGGTGGAAGGCGCGATCTTCTCACCGATGTCCCATACTTACGCGTTCGCACTCGGCACCGCGATTGTCCTCGCAATCTCGCTGACGCCGGTGCTCTGCAGTTATTTCTTCGCGCGCGGAATGAAGACGCTGCCGAATCCGATTTGGGCAGCGATAGCCCGCTTCTACCATTCCCTCTTCGCGCGTGTTCTGCGCTGGCCGCGCCTCACGCTGGCGGCGATAGCGACGATCATCGTGGCTGTTCTCTCAGCCTTTCCATTGCTGGGCGGCCAATTCCTTCCGAAGCTCGAGGAAGGAAATATCTGGGCGCGCGCCACGATGCCGCTCACGATTTCGATCGAGCATGCGGCCCGGCTCACCAACGCGATGCGCGACGTGTTCCGCAGTTTCCCCGAGGTCACTACCGTCGTCTCGCAACTCGGTCGCCCCGACGACGGCACCGATGCGACGGGCTTCTTCAACAGTGAATTTTCAGTTGAGCTCAAGCCTCAGGAGCAGTGGCCCGTTGGGATGACCAAGGAGCGTCTGGTCCGCGAGATCGATCAGCAACTGACGCGGCGCTTTCCAGGCGTGAGTTTCGACTACTCACAGAACATCGAAGACAACGTCAACGAGGCGCTCTCCGGCGTGAAGGGCTCGAACTCGGTCAAGGTGTTCGGCCCCGATCTCGAGGTTGATGAGCGCGTCGCGAACAATGTGAAGGCTGTGCTCGATACGATACCCGGGATCGGTGAGACTGCAGTGTACCGTTCAATCGGGCAACCCAACCTTGGCATCACGCCCGACCGCGCGGCATGCGGACGCTATGGATTGAACGTCGGCGACGTCGCAGCCGTGGTGCAGGCCGCGATCGGCGGTCAGGCAGTCACCCAAGTGCTGGAAGGCGATCGCCGCTTCGACCTAGTAGTGCGATGGAAACCGCAGTTCCGCCAGAGCCTCGATTCGATTTCACAGATTCGCGTCAACACGCCGTCTGGCGCGTCGATCCCGCTCGACCAGGTTGCGAAGATCGACACCACCGAAGGCGCCTCGTTCATTTATCGCGAAGGGCTCGAACGTTACGTGCCTACGCGATTCGCCGTGCACGGTCGCGACCTGAAAAGCGCAGTGGCGCAGGCGAAGAACGAAGTCGCCCGCCGCGTAACGCTACCTGAAGGAACTCATTTGCAATGGGCGGGAGAATACGGCGAGCTCGAGGCCGCCAATCGCCGTCTCATGATCGTCGTGCCGTTCGCGTTGCTGCTGATCGCGGGCGTGCTTTACGGCGCGACGACTTCGCTCGTCGACACCTTCATCATCATGGCGCAGATCCCGGTCGCATGCCTCGGCGGTATCCTGGGCCTCATCATCACGCATACGCCGTTCAGCGTCTCCGCGGCTGTCGGCTTCATTTCGATCTTCGGCATCGCGGTGATGGACGGGATCCTGCTCAGTTCTTACATTCGCCAGCTCATCGAGGAAGGTCATCCGTTCGTCGAGTCGATCATCATGGGATCGGATCGCCGCCTGCGCGCCACGGTGATGACCGATCTCGTTGATGCGTTCGGCCTGCTCCCGGCAGCGCTTTCGACGCGTATCGGCGCACAAACGCAGCAGCCGCTCGCGATCGTCGTAATCGGCGGCGCGCTAGCGATCATGCTCCTGACCCGAGTGCTGCAGCCGGTGCTGATCTACCTCTGCCATCGCCGCCTGCGCCTCGCCGATCAGAATCGCCCACGCCCAACCAGCCCGCTGCCACTCCTGCCCCAAGGCCCGATCGAGGCTTAG
- a CDS encoding CusA/CzcA family heavy metal efflux RND transporter, with amino-acid sequence MIRQIMALALRERVVVLGIALMLLLAGAFSFSQLDIEAYPDPVQPLVEVITQPNGLSAEEVEKLVTVPTEYGLAGMRNLEAMRSISIYGLSDIRCYFSWDSDYYWDRVETINRLSFVTLPQGVTPGISPDNPIGEIYRYSVQSPDHDLIRQKEIEDWILEKQLRTAPGVEDVSGFGGLTKEYHVDVDPHLLNYYQVPLSTVISSLQNSNTNAGGNYMSVGEQAFDVRGLGFFRGLEDIEQVVLNTNKATPIRISNIGDVEIGYAPRLGIVGMNEQNEVVTGIVLMRKYGNTLETLKGVEAKVHELNTSGILPHGYKVVPYYDRTKLVETTLRTVMENLTIGMTLVFLVLLFFLGNLKAALIAAVNIPLALCGAFSLMHLSNTPANLISLGAIDFGIIIDTTVIVMENIERHLTAPERMRESIRLRILQAAQEVGQPMLFSTIIFVIAFLPLFTMRGVEGAIFSPMSHTYAFALATAILLAITLSPVLSSYFFARGMSVIHNPLWEGFSGAYHWVFVRILNWPRITLLVISAVIVFVLSLFPKLGGQFLPKLEEGNIWAHATMPLTISLEHGAKLCNGMRAVFRSFPEVTNVVSQLGRPDDGTEIAGFFNIEFSVDLKPQEEWPEGLSKEQLVRQIDTKLTSRFPGVSFSYSQNIEDNVDEALSGVKAGENAVKVFGTDIASDENTANQIKAVLDRVPGVVDTVVLRSMGQPNLQITPNRTACSRYGLNVGDVAAVVQAAIGGQAVTQVLEGDRRFDLVVRWKPQYRESLDAIKQIRVNMPQGGQIPLDQVADVQTAEGASFIYRDALQRYVPIRFSVRGRDLQTTIIDAKRQIAQKVHLPEGDHLEWAGEYGELQAANRRLMIVVPFALLLIAGVLYGATMSLIDTFIIMAQIPVACLGGILGLIITGTPFSVSAAVGFISIFGIAVMDGVLLSFYIRQLWEEGHPFVESIIMGSDRRFRAVMMTATVDGLGLLPAAMSTKIGAQTQRPLAIVVIGGCLAIALITRILQPILIYLCHRRLRVADQNRPRPTGPLPILPPENPGSPVDV; translated from the coding sequence ATGATCCGTCAGATCATGGCGCTCGCTCTGCGCGAGCGTGTCGTTGTACTCGGCATCGCATTGATGCTCCTGCTGGCTGGCGCATTCTCGTTCTCGCAGCTCGATATCGAAGCCTATCCCGATCCGGTTCAGCCGCTGGTCGAAGTCATCACCCAACCGAACGGGCTCAGTGCCGAAGAGGTGGAGAAGCTCGTCACGGTTCCGACCGAGTATGGCCTGGCCGGGATGCGCAATCTCGAAGCGATGCGCTCGATTTCGATTTACGGCCTCTCCGACATCCGCTGCTATTTCTCGTGGGACAGCGACTACTACTGGGACCGTGTCGAAACGATCAACCGGCTGTCATTCGTCACTTTGCCTCAGGGCGTAACGCCCGGAATCTCGCCCGACAATCCTATCGGCGAAATTTATCGTTACTCAGTCCAAAGCCCGGATCATGATTTGATTCGGCAGAAGGAAATCGAGGACTGGATTCTCGAAAAGCAGTTGCGCACGGCCCCTGGCGTCGAGGATGTCTCAGGTTTCGGCGGCCTGACCAAGGAGTATCACGTCGATGTCGATCCGCATCTGCTCAACTACTACCAGGTACCTCTCTCCACCGTTATTTCGTCGCTACAGAACTCAAACACCAACGCCGGCGGCAACTATATGAGCGTCGGCGAGCAGGCCTTCGACGTGCGCGGGCTCGGTTTCTTCCGCGGTCTCGAGGACATCGAGCAGGTGGTGCTCAACACCAACAAGGCAACGCCAATTCGAATATCCAACATTGGCGATGTCGAGATTGGCTACGCGCCGCGCCTCGGAATCGTCGGGATGAACGAGCAGAACGAAGTCGTCACCGGCATCGTGCTGATGCGCAAGTACGGCAACACGCTCGAAACGCTCAAGGGGGTCGAGGCCAAGGTTCACGAGCTCAACACCTCGGGAATCCTGCCGCACGGCTACAAGGTGGTGCCCTACTACGACCGCACCAAGTTGGTGGAGACCACACTCCGCACCGTCATGGAGAACCTGACGATCGGGATGACGCTGGTTTTTCTCGTGCTGCTGTTCTTCCTGGGTAATCTGAAAGCCGCGCTGATCGCGGCGGTCAATATCCCGCTGGCGCTGTGCGGCGCGTTCAGCCTGATGCATCTGAGTAACACGCCGGCCAATCTCATTTCGCTCGGCGCGATCGACTTCGGCATCATCATCGACACGACCGTCATCGTGATGGAGAACATCGAGCGCCATCTGACGGCGCCCGAGCGGATGCGCGAGAGTATCCGGCTCCGAATCCTCCAGGCGGCGCAGGAAGTCGGCCAGCCGATGCTGTTCTCGACGATCATCTTCGTGATCGCGTTCCTGCCGCTGTTCACGATGCGCGGCGTCGAGGGCGCGATCTTCTCGCCGATGTCGCACACCTACGCGTTCGCGCTGGCGACGGCGATCCTGCTCGCGATCACACTTTCGCCGGTGCTGAGTTCTTATTTCTTCGCGCGGGGAATGAGCGTCATTCACAATCCGCTCTGGGAAGGGTTCTCAGGCGCATATCATTGGGTATTCGTACGCATACTCAATTGGCCAAGAATCACATTGCTGGTGATCAGCGCTGTGATCGTCTTCGTCCTGTCGCTGTTCCCCAAGCTCGGCGGCCAGTTCCTGCCCAAGCTCGAGGAAGGAAATATTTGGGCCCACGCTACGATGCCGCTGACGATTTCGCTCGAGCACGGCGCCAAGCTTTGCAATGGAATGCGCGCCGTGTTCCGCAGCTTTCCCGAAGTCACCAACGTCGTCTCGCAACTCGGCCGCCCCGATGACGGCACCGAAATCGCCGGTTTTTTCAACATCGAATTTTCAGTCGATCTGAAGCCCCAGGAAGAGTGGCCGGAGGGGCTCAGCAAGGAGCAGCTCGTTCGGCAGATTGACACCAAGTTAACAAGTCGCTTCCCGGGCGTGTCTTTCAGTTATTCGCAGAATATCGAAGACAACGTCGACGAAGCTCTATCAGGCGTCAAGGCCGGCGAGAACGCGGTCAAAGTCTTCGGCACCGATATCGCCAGCGACGAGAACACCGCCAACCAGATCAAGGCGGTGCTCGATCGGGTACCCGGCGTGGTCGATACCGTCGTGCTTCGCTCGATGGGTCAGCCGAATCTGCAAATCACGCCCAACCGGACCGCATGCTCGCGCTACGGGCTCAATGTCGGCGACGTCGCCGCGGTCGTGCAGGCGGCGATCGGCGGCCAGGCCGTGACGCAGGTGCTCGAAGGCGATCGGCGCTTCGATCTGGTCGTGCGTTGGAAGCCGCAGTATCGCGAGAGCCTCGATGCGATCAAGCAGATTCGCGTCAACATGCCTCAAGGCGGCCAGATCCCGCTGGACCAGGTCGCCGATGTCCAGACCGCCGAAGGTGCCTCGTTCATCTATCGCGACGCGCTGCAGCGCTACGTCCCGATTCGATTCTCCGTGCGCGGCCGCGATCTACAAACGACAATCATCGACGCTAAACGGCAGATCGCACAGAAGGTGCATCTGCCGGAGGGTGACCATCTCGAATGGGCCGGAGAGTACGGCGAGCTGCAGGCCGCCAATCGCCGCCTCATGATCGTCGTCCCGTTCGCCCTCCTGCTGATCGCTGGCGTGCTCTACGGCGCAACGATGTCGCTCATCGACACGTTCATCATCATGGCGCAGATCCCGGTCGCCTGCCTCGGCGGTATCCTGGGATTAATCATCACGGGCACGCCCTTCAGCGTATCGGCCGCGGTCGGCTTCATTTCGATCTTCGGCATCGCGGTCATGGACGGCGTGTTGCTCAGCTTCTATATCCGCCAGCTCTGGGAGGAAGGTCATCCATTCGTTGAATCGATCATCATGGGATCCGATCGGCGCTTTCGCGCGGTCATGATGACGGCGACGGTTGACGGTCTGGGATTGTTACCCGCCGCGATGTCGACGAAGATCGGCGCGCAGACTCAGCGTCCGCTCGCTATCGTCGTGATCGGCGGCTGTCTCGCCATCGCGCTCATCACGCGAATTCTCCAGCCCATCCTGATCTACCTATGCCATCGACGCTTGCGCGTTGCCGATCAGAATCGCCCACGCCCAACCGGCCCGCTGCCTATTTTGCCGCCGGAGAATCCCGGTTCTCCGGTCGATGTATAA